From the genome of Leptospira wolffii serovar Khorat str. Khorat-H2, one region includes:
- a CDS encoding IS481 family transposase, giving the protein MTTNTNATVKATRRKLNLLELANELENVSKACKIMGYSRQQFYEIRRNFQTYGAEGLLDRIPGANGPHPNRVSEEIENEVLEYSLHHPTHGCLKVAQQLSLKGVKVSSGGVRGVWTRNKLVTKHQRLLRLEEHHKDKIIPLSENQIRLLEKFDPEYRERHIQADSTGELVSMDTFMVGSLKGVGRVYLQTVIDCHSRFAWGRLFNNKIPVTAVQTLNNDVLPFFEEHNIKVQTVLTDNGREYCGREDQHPFELFLQLEDIEHRTTKVRRPQSNGYVERLHRTLLDEHFRIAGRTKFYESIEEMQIDLHLFFEEYNYKRAHQGRNMNGRTPFQVFIEGIKTEESEVHQAEN; this is encoded by the coding sequence ATGACCACCAACACCAATGCAACAGTTAAGGCAACTAGACGAAAGCTAAATTTATTAGAGCTTGCAAATGAATTAGAAAATGTAAGCAAAGCCTGCAAGATCATGGGATATTCCCGTCAACAGTTCTACGAAATACGAAGGAACTTCCAAACCTATGGAGCTGAAGGTCTCTTAGATAGAATCCCGGGAGCCAATGGGCCTCACCCTAACCGAGTCAGTGAAGAAATCGAAAATGAAGTCTTAGAGTATTCTTTACATCATCCGACTCATGGATGCCTAAAGGTCGCTCAACAACTTAGTCTTAAAGGAGTTAAGGTAAGTTCGGGTGGTGTAAGAGGAGTTTGGACAAGAAATAAACTCGTAACTAAACACCAACGGCTTCTAAGACTCGAAGAGCATCATAAAGATAAGATCATACCTCTAAGCGAAAACCAGATACGCCTCCTTGAAAAATTCGATCCCGAATACAGAGAAAGGCACATACAAGCAGATTCTACAGGAGAATTGGTATCTATGGATACTTTCATGGTCGGGTCATTAAAAGGTGTAGGAAGAGTCTATCTACAAACCGTAATCGATTGTCATAGCCGATTTGCTTGGGGAAGGCTCTTTAATAACAAAATACCCGTCACTGCCGTACAGACTTTGAACAACGACGTTCTTCCTTTCTTTGAAGAACATAACATTAAAGTCCAAACCGTTCTAACCGATAATGGTCGTGAGTATTGTGGAAGAGAAGACCAACATCCTTTCGAATTATTTCTTCAGTTAGAAGACATCGAACATCGGACCACTAAAGTTCGCAGGCCTCAAAGCAACGGATACGTGGAACGTCTTCACAGAACTTTACTTGATGAGCACTTCAGGATCGCCGGTAGAACTAAATTTTATGAGTCGATCGAAGAGATGCAGATCGATCTGCATCTCTTCTTTGAAGAATACAATTACAAGAGGGCGCACCAAGGTAGAAACATGAACGGAAGAACTCCTTTTCAAGTCTTCATTGAGGGCATTAAGACAGAAGAATCGGAGGTCCACCAAGCAGAAAATTAG
- a CDS encoding HNH endonuclease yields the protein MKCIYCESAEANSKEHIIQSALGSNLKSSIILCASCNNYFSTKESGYVDQSIVNAFSAFRNFFSIWGDRNTPPPILKNIGTKSGKKYDIAPGLVPFIPGSIRSEKNNNDGTFEINISSQNEEKAREQLSHLNNQYGSKNLIYKYMQLEKEYLDEPLHFEFQFGGKSILKAVMKNLYNFLFWLQRDQSQVIDVNASDLKISREYIRYDINGNKFYSSLDFLNPTPYHLSDKDISHYISVFRKNKMIYGYFTLFGQITYTAILSENSEGDDFRYGFSINPICTMLVFT from the coding sequence ATGAAATGCATATATTGCGAATCGGCTGAAGCAAACTCAAAAGAGCATATTATCCAATCTGCTTTAGGCAGTAATCTCAAATCTTCCATCATTCTTTGCGCAAGCTGTAATAATTACTTTTCCACTAAAGAGTCAGGATATGTAGATCAATCAATTGTTAATGCTTTTTCAGCTTTTCGGAACTTTTTTAGTATCTGGGGTGATCGTAATACACCTCCTCCAATTTTAAAAAATATTGGAACTAAATCGGGAAAAAAATACGATATAGCACCTGGATTGGTCCCATTTATACCTGGTTCGATTAGATCAGAAAAGAACAATAATGACGGAACCTTTGAGATAAATATTTCTTCTCAAAACGAGGAAAAAGCCAGAGAACAACTATCTCATTTAAATAACCAATATGGATCAAAAAATTTGATCTATAAATATATGCAGCTGGAAAAGGAATATTTAGATGAGCCTTTACACTTTGAATTTCAATTTGGCGGGAAATCAATACTAAAAGCGGTTATGAAAAATCTTTATAATTTTCTATTTTGGTTACAAAGGGATCAATCTCAAGTAATAGATGTTAATGCATCTGATTTAAAAATATCAAGGGAATATATTAGGTACGATATAAACGGGAATAAATTCTATTCAAGTTTAGATTTTCTCAACCCGACACCTTATCATCTGTCAGACAAAGATATTTCTCATTATATATCCGTATTCAGAAAGAATAAGATGATATATGGCTATTTTACATTGTTTGGACAGATAACCTATACTGCAATTTTATCTGAAAACTCAGAAGGAGATGATTTTAGATATGGTTTTTCGATAAACCCAATCTGTACAATGTTAGTATTCACCTGA